Proteins encoded within one genomic window of Papaver somniferum cultivar HN1 unplaced genomic scaffold, ASM357369v1 unplaced-scaffold_152, whole genome shotgun sequence:
- the LOC113336279 gene encoding protein pkiA-like — protein MFFTPKIKTNLDLSFIPAFGKFPHSLHLSLLCRFDKIINKEIPSKVVYEDDKVLAFRDINPAAPTHILVIPKVKDGLTGLSQVPCGSMTRAENSLLCGAS, from the exons ATGTTTTTCACACCAAAAATTAAAACCAATTTGGATTTATCATTTATTCCCGCTTTCGGAAAATTTCCCCATTCTCTTCATCTCTCTCTTTTATGCAGATTCGACAAAATCATAAACAAGGAAATTCCTTCTAAGGTGGTTTATGAGGATGATAAG GTTCTTGCATTCAGAGACATAAACCCAGCAGCTCCTACTCATATCTTAGTCATCCCCAAAGTGAAGGATGGGTTAACTGGCCTCTCACAG GTTCCTTGTGGAAGTATGACTCGGGCAGAAAACTCACTCCTCTGTGGTGCGAGTTAA
- the LOC113336278 gene encoding 60S ribosomal protein L23A-like — protein sequence MAPPSKVATKKADPKVQALKSAKAVKAGASMIKKKVKKIRTSVTFHRPKTLKTARKPKYPRISAPPRNKLDHYQILKYPLTTESAMKKIEDNNTLVFIVDIRADKKKIKAAVKKMYDIQTKKVNTLIRPDGTKKAYVRLTPDYDALDVANKIGII from the exons ATGGCTCCTCCATCTAAAG TTGCTACAAAGAAGGCCGACCCAAAGGTACAGGCTTTGAAATCTGCCAAGGCAGTCAAAGCTGGAGCATCAATGATAAAGAAGAAGGTTAAGAAGATCCGTACATCAGTCACCTTTCACAGGCCAAAGACATTGAAGACAGCGAGGAAACCCAAGTACCCTCGTATTAGTGCACCACCAAGGAACAAGCTTGACCATTACCAGATTTTGAAATACCCACTCACAACTGAATCAGcaatgaagaagattgaagacaacaacACCCTAGTATTCATTGTTGATATTCGTGCTGACAAGAAGAAAATTAAGGCTGCAGTCAAGAAGATGTACGATATCCAGACTAAGAAAGTGAACACCCTTATCAG GCCTGATGGAACGAAGAAGGCTTACGTGAGATTAACTCCAGATTATGATGCTTTGGATGTCGCAAACAAGATTGGTATTATATAG